A stretch of the Elephas maximus indicus isolate mEleMax1 chromosome 3, mEleMax1 primary haplotype, whole genome shotgun sequence genome encodes the following:
- the FAM43B gene encoding protein FAM43B, giving the protein MLPWRRNKFVLVEDEAKCKAKSLSPGLAYTSLLSSFLRSCPDLLPDWPLERLGRVFRSRRQKVELNKEDPTYTVWYLGNAVTLHAKGEGCTDDAVGKIWARCGPGGGTKMKLTLGPHGIRMQPCERSASGGSGARRPSHAYLLPRITYCTADGRHPRVFAWVYRHQARHKAVVLRCHAVLLARAHKARTLARLLRQTALAAFSDFKRLQRQSDARHVRQQHLRAGGAAASVPRAPLRRQLNAKCAYRPPPTERSRGAPRLSSIQEEDEEEDEEAEEREGRAPQRERPEVLSLARELRTCSLRGAPAPPPPAQPRCWKAGPRERSGQAR; this is encoded by the coding sequence ATGCTGCCCTGGAGACGTAACAAATTTGTGCTGGTGGAGGACGAGGCCAAGTGCAAGGCGAAAAGCCTGAGCCCGGGGCTCGCCTACACGTCGCTACTCTCCAGTTTCCTGCGCTCCTGCCCGGACCTGCTGCCGGACTGGCCGCTGGAACGCCTGGGCCGCGTATTCCGCAGCCGGCGCCAGAAAGTGGAGCTCAACAAGGAGGACCCGACCTACACCGTGTGGTACCTGGGCAACGCCGTCACCCTGCACGCCAAGGGAGAGGGCTGCACCGACGACGCGGTGGGCAAGATCTGGGCGCGCTGTGGGCCGGGCGGGGGCACCAAGATGAAGCTGACGCTGGGGCCGCACGGCATCCGCATGCAGCCATGCGAGCGCAGCGCATCTGGGGGCTCGGGGGCCCGGAGGCCGTCGCACGCCTACCTACTGCCGCGCATAACCTACTGCACCGCGGACGGACGCCACCCCCGCGTCTTCGCCTGGGTCTACCGCCACCAGGCGCGCCACAAGGCCGTGGTGCTGCGCTGCCACGCAGTGCTGCTGGCGCGGGCGCACAAGGCGCGCACCCTGGCCCGCCTGCTCCGCCAGACCGCGCTGGCGGCCTTCAGCGACTTCAAGCGCCTGCAGCGCCAGAGCGACGCGCGCCACGTGCGCCAGCAGCACCTCCGCGCCGGGGGCGCCGCCGCCTCTGTGCCACGCGCCCCGCTGCGCCGCCAGCTCAACGCCAAGTGCGCCTACCGGCCGCCGCCGACCGAGCGAAGCCGCGGGGCGCCGCGCCTCAGCAGCATCCAGGAGGAGGACGAGGAGGAGGACGAGGAGGCGGAGGAGCGCGAGGGAAGAGCCCCTCAGCGCGAGCGGCCGGAGGTGCTCAGCCTGGCCAGGGAACTGAGGACGTGCAGCCTGCGCGGGGCCCCGGCTCCTCCGCCACCTGCGCAACCCCGCTGCTGGAAGGCTGGCCCCAGGGAGCGGTCGGGTCAGGCGCGCTGA